Part of the Spinacia oleracea cultivar Varoflay chromosome 5, BTI_SOV_V1, whole genome shotgun sequence genome, TTAAGTTCAACCAGATTAGCTTTAGCAGAACCAGAAAAtacagattgacccttatccttaatacggttCTCCTCCTCAATTTTTAGGTGACCTACGAGTTCCTCTAGGGTGATGTCTTtcttcttatgcattaactggtTTCTAAAATCTTTCCATGAAGGTGgcagtttttcaattaaaacaATAGCAAGAGTGATATCACAAATGTTCAAACCCTCagcagccatagcaatgcaaatattctcatatgcatgaatctgatcaataatagGTATATCATCCTCAACTTGAAAGCCTAACCATTTACTAACACAATAACGtttagtaccagcatcatcagttccatactttttctctaaaccatcccaaatatccctagcatgattataGCCCATATAAATATCAAGCAAagcattcgacatatgatgcaacAACATTCCCTTACATGTTCTATCATCCTTAGCAAACTTAACCTCAAAATCATgaaattcatcatcatcatcaaatttcaCAACATCAGAAATAACATACGCAACATCAACTTGCTCCAAATAAAATCTCATCCTAATAGCCCAGCGTTTATAATTTTTCCCATCAAGAGGTTCCAATTTCGACATATCAGGAATAAGAAATTTCAACATATTCATAGCCATAACAGAATAgttgtcttttagattgttagcTAAATAAGTAATTGGAACGACTTAACTGGATATTGCGTAATACGAACTGAACTATTTGTCGCGCCGTGGCcggaccactgctctaaaagacaattccgcgctacctccgatgcagtagaacTCTTGCGGTTTCCCTCCAGAGTTTACACGACACCAAggattgtgtgcactcacaagcctcggttggagaccagaatatttgcccagaaaATAGAAGAAAAGTGTTTAGAATTTGAGAGAGAACAGTAGAAGAGAATGCTTTCTGATTGTGTTTTGAGAGAAACTGTAGAGAGGCATTTATAGGGAAGCTGCAACATGGGGCAGTTACGGGATTAGTGGTTTGACTAATTATTTATGACCGTTAGAAAATAATTAATCCCACCACTTACCAAAAATAAAGACCCggaccacaaaacccaccccacgcccgcgaaccgcattcgccaagtaccaagtaccaaggcccggCCCGCACgcgcgtgtgtgttgtgtgtccacccatgccactcacatgctttcttaacaaatgattccctcaagtccccaaatataaacattgaatatggtttgcgtttttcccatgtgggacttttcatattcccacattttcccacttcccactcattttcttttgtattctcactaggatttccaacagTTAACTAATAAAAAAGTAACTAGCTTTTGGCCCGTTCTACGCACGGGCTACATTTTAAAAAACTCAATTTAAAAAAATGGTAAATTGACATACCAAAATGTTAAaggtataaatgtataatactTCACTAAAAACTTTCACTAATAATTTTGATAGTACGTAGACATACTAAAATTCCCAAGATATATTGGGTGGAAGCATTACTTTTATGGAATATATTATGAGCTCCCCAAGACCACAAATACATTATTAGTTTAGgagtatactccctccgtccctaaatcctcgacccggtttgactttttgcactattcatataattcactttgaccctattttatttctagtatatgaaaacaaatgttagtatataatatattgttggcttcatcttaatatatatttttaaaatattaatatttttataagtttttataatatgtagttaaagaaattggtggtcaaaagttgtgcattggcaagcttgcggtcaaaacaggtcgagtattaagggacggagagaATATCTTTTTATCCAAGGGGTTTAAAAAATGAAAGTAAGAGAAATATGCTAGTATGGAGTAACTAAGTTAAGCATATGTATtctttgaattaaaccaaaGAAATCAACAAATCTTCAATATGCTAAGAAATTCACCATTGTTGTTTGTTGGATTAAAAACTATGTTTCAGTTGCCAAGTATATGTGAAGTTTCGCACCCTATCCTTTGCATCACAATCAAGAAAAATACCCAAAAGGAAAATGACGTAAGAATTAAGAGTTGTGATCAAGAACGACACGTGATATGTCAAAATTctggaaaatatcaaagactaaaccatttttttaaaactcaaaaTTATGCTTATAGAGTTGGGGGTGTGGTAGTAGTAGATGTCATACagatttcaaaacaaaaatgcaTCCATGTTTGTCGGTTTTTAAGTTGTTTgtaaaagaacttgaaatatgaTGACGCTTGAGGCAAGTCAGGCAACAGGATGCAAAGAAGATGCACCGTTGATTTAAATGGGCTAAAAAAATGAATATAATGATAGCTTTAACTAATACCAACCTCAttaggaaaaatattttttcgatcCAAAAAACAATGTGGTGGACATGAATTAGAAGTTCACAACATAATTTTAACTTCCACCCACctatagaaaaataataaaattcttcaaaatGAAGAAATTTAGCAAAATAAGTCAGGGAGGAATATCGGtctataaaaaattgtaaacatgTAGGTTTAATAAATAGTCAAATTCATTAACCAGAGAATTTTAACCATATGAAACGTCTCTCATTCTTGATTCACCATAACCGTCAATGTATTAATCGATgtctctaattaaattgttctaAACGGTGGTAAACTAAAATTGGAAAGGGAAGGATGAAAGGTTAAGGTGACTTATTATGTTTTAAATGAAGAATTGATTATGTATTCTTGGCCACATGCCTTCCAAGTGGTCATAATTATGTGTCCGCCACGTGTCTTCAAAATGGTGTTGCTTACGTGTCGTAAAAAGGAagttggttttcttttttaaatactaggtactccctccgttcctaaatacgtgtccactttggacatttacacggtaattaataaaattgaatggtgtgtaagaggtaatgactgtgaatgtttttttttgggaaaggaaaaaatagataattgtttattaataaagtatatataaaagtggatgtggtaaaagtgtagaatgtgtaagaaaaagtagtaatgatttatagaaaagtgggaaaagtgtgtggaaaagtgggaaaagtgtatggaaacaaaaggtcttgcgcgcactaggtgcacaataaatttattgtacaccaagataacttttaaccattttttgtaactttaacctagttttgattaacttttatttttgtaaaaaaaacgttgatagataaacattttaaagagttaaatgattaactttatacattattagtgattttgaagaaataagttttattaaaatgaaaaaatttatcactaaaaaatggataacttttacctatataagcttaacttttaaacattttgagttaacttttactatgctgtacaatatttattgtacaacctttataaataagaatttgtggtatggaaaagtgggaaaggtgtatgtccaaaaatggaaACTGGACACTTATAAGGAAACGCTATTTATGGGAACTagacacgtatttaggaacggagggagtattgatTAATGGACAATAGATTAATTTTGATTCGTGTACATTCGAGCTCTGGATCCTCAGTTCCTCACAACAGTCACATTGACTCACAAGAGAGAAGAAACAAAGTGCCAAAGCCAATTAGCCAGCCATGGAAGCAGGTACATTCGAATCTCTAATCCCGTCTCGCTATGTTTCATTTACTCTTCCAACTCATTCTCTCTCTTGCCCAATTGATTATTTTTACACCAAAATTCTTCAAATTTCTGTTCTTGATTCACCTTTACAACCCATGAGTTCCCCCAAAATTGCAGCCATGTTAGTCCCAAAACACCGCGAAAATGATTGGATTTTCGCCACAGAATCTGGGCATCTCCAGCTGTTGTTGGGTTCTCCTGGAATTTCTAGGTTAATTTTGATTGGTAATGTTCCAAATAATGATATAAATGTTGGAAATTTATATAAAAGGTCAATAGAAATGTGCTCAATTTATAGAGAGAAATTGGAGGGAAGTTTGTACCCTTTGTTGATGGCTTTATTACCCAAGGAAATAGCTCAACTGGCCAATTTTGAAGTACCCTTTTTGAGTTATGAGGATAGTGTGATTAGTAGTGTTGTATTAGAGAGGTGCTTTGGGTCTTGTGTGGGGGAAATGCTGGTTGAAGATGTTGAAATTGAGGGTTCGAGGAGGGAGTTTAGGAGGCGGTTGAGGTTTAAGAGAATGCCCAATTTGATACAGACTGAAATAAGCATTGTTCCATGTAATGGAATTGATGATACGAGGTTGAATTCCTTATGTATTGAAGAGGTAGAGTTTTGTCCGGAATTAGGGGTGTTGGTTCATCCTTACTTGGCACCGATGGTGGCCGGTTTGTCTTTGATTGGCGGGTATATTCAAGAGTGTTTTGACTCCGAGGTCAGGCCAAGAGGGCTTTGCATTGGTGTTGGAGGTGGGGCATTGCTTAGTTTTATATCATTCCAATTAGGTTTTGAGGTTGTAGGTGTTGAGATGGATGATGTAGTTTTGAGGGTTGCAAAGCAATATTTTGCGCTACAAACTGGCAATGATATTCAGCTTTGTCTTGGTGATGGGATTGAAATTTTAAAGAAGGTAGCATTGTTTGACCGCGACAGTAAATCAAGTCCTTCGGTTGCCGATAATGTACGAGAGGATCATTGTAAGGATTATTTTGAATTGTTTGTGTCCAAATTTCTTGTTATCATGGTTGACCTGGATTCTGGTGACCCAAAAATGGGTATTAGCGCCCCTGCATTAGAGTTTTTGCAAAAAGATGTACTTCTAGCAGCCAAATCGTGTCTGTCTGAGCAGGGAATTCTAGTTTTGAATGTAATTCCTTCGAGTAAGTCATTCTATGGTATGTTGATACTTGAATTGAAAGAAGTGTTTGTGGATTTGCATGAGATAGATTGTGGAAATGGAGAGAATTTCGTTCTTATAGCATCAAATACATCTGCGGCTTTAAATTTTGGTGAAACTGAAAATGCATTTCTGAGAAAGCTGAAGTCTGTTATTTCAGAACCACTTGTGGATTCGATCAGGAAAATATGAAGTTTATAATAGATTTTTTTGCGGGATTCTAACTTCTGATACTGCTTCATGGAGTTATGACTTGATTGAGAAACTCCGCTTTTGTCAAGCTGTTAATGGCTGCAATTCTTGAATTTTTTCTCGGTAGTTTTTGAATCAGAATGCTATATGTCGTCTATATTCAAGATATGAGCTTGATCTCATAGGGCATGGTTAACTTGAAGTTAGAACTCGTCCGTATCCTTGTGTGGGCTGAAGAAGGTCTTCAATTTGGTATAAGGTCTGATATGAAGTGAGACAAAGAGTAGGAGAATTTTCTAAGGTAATATAGCAGTCTTATGAGTTTGATTCTTATCATTTTCTTTCTTATTATGTCATAGTTATGTCAAAACATGTAGGTTCGTGTTTTTCATGTCATTTACTGTTTTGAAATGTCTTTATTTTATCCACTTTGCGTGGGTAAGTTGATGCTTGCTTCATTTCTTATACTCCGATTATTTAATTCTTCTGACTACAAATTGTTTACAACTATCCTTCTATTCAAAAGTGAATTCTGTTACTTCGGAAGTATACATGCATTCTGTCATGAAAACATGAATTTTATTCTCTGAACTTTTATCTGGTATCTAACTTCTAAACTCCGCCATGGAGCTATAACTGAGAAACTTTTATAATATTCACCATACTGTAATGGCTGCACTTTATCTGTTCCTAGTGGATTATGAGGAAAGCAGAGTGCTGCATGTGATGTACATGAGTGAGTAGTCTACATCTAATAGTATGCCATTTTCCACTTGTTTTCTGATCTCCAGGACTTTAGTTCATCCAGAATTTGGATTACTTCTGTTTTCAGTGGGTAATAAGATGTGTTCTGAACTGAAACTAAGCATTAGGGGAAGTTTTCCCTAATCTGTTACCAAAATCTGTCTTCTTTTTCAAGTTCTTATTTGAAGCAGGTTGGCCATATTATGTATACATTCATGTTATTGGATCATTCTCTTGGAACGTTGATGTTCCTTTTCTGCGCTTTGCCTTTGTAGGTGTGTCCCTACGCGCGTGTTTGGTCTGTGGTTGCTTCATTCCGTAAATCTTTTGTTTCTCTTTCGGGCACAACTAGTTTCTTTTGTAGTGAATAATTGTCATTTCCATGTCTTTCTGTATTGTCCATTGAGAATTGTCATAACCTGACATTGTTTCCTCCCTGTCCAATCATGGAACAAATTTGTTTAATGGGTTTGAATAGAGCACTGCACATAAGAATGGGCGAGGATGATATAGGGTTCGTTTCCTCTTCATCCAGTTCCACGTCAGTGTTGCTGTCAGATACTGGAAGTTCACATCTGAAATTGAGGCATGTCACAATAGATGACGTGCGATATTTTAATGCAATTCCTGTGGAACGTCTTACTAGCATCTGCATCAGATTTGCTACGGAGCTGGAGAGTTTATCAGAAGTAGGAGAGCTATTCAAGAGATGTTCTTCTTTGCGGAAGCTTATGATTTGGTTTTGCTTCAAACTCAGGACTCTTTCGGGTGGTTTGGAGTATCTCACTTCTTTGGAGTCTCTATCAATTAACGCAACCCCAATTGAAAAGGATGATGATGGTTTACCTTGGAGATCCCTTGCTCGGAACCTCCATTCTCTGGAATTAAATCAGATAATGTGCTGGGAATTTCTACCTCAGGGGCTTCATTACTTAACCAGTCTCCAACACCTTAAAATTATTAGTTGTGTGAGTTTGAAGACCATACCAGAATGGATAGGCTGCCTATCATCTCTTCAATCCCTGATCCTAAATGGTTGCATTCTTGTCAACTCACTTCCCAGTGCAATAAGGATACTCAACTCTCTCCAGCGACTTGAAATAAAGCGTTGTTCAAAGCTTCTACTCAAAAGATGTCAAAATCCCAAAGGGGAGGACTGGCCCAAAATCCAACACATTCCCTCCATCTCCATCAGTGAATAATTTATGAAAGGTGCTCCTCTCAGTTATCAAATTTTAGTTTCTTTAACTTAATACTtgtcacttttttttttattgtctcTTTCAATTGTTTATGGGTTGCTATATTTAGACCAGTATCTGTGTTTACAGAAGCTGTGAAGCATAACTCAACAAGCAATGAAGAAAGCGACTGTATTTGGACCAGTACCTCTGGCTCTGTTTACAGAAGCTGTGAAGCATACTCAACAAGTATGAAACCACCTAATTTTCTGCAGCTCGGTTTTGGGATAGTGTTTGGTTCACTGTCTTTCTGTTTATGTTCACAGAGCTTATTACAGAGTTCAAGTATAATGAATAGAAAATAGTGAAATTATCTGCCACCATGGCTTTTTCAAACAAGCTATAAATGAATCAGAAACAAAGGTGACAGAATTCCAAATCTTGCAACAGACATTGAATTGATATTGGTGCTGACAAAACTGTCCTTGCAACTTAACCCCCATTCCTTTTTTGCACTTCCTAAGAGGATGTGTTAACTCTCTTTGGCTTCTTCTGTTATTCAGATTGCCTAGCACATTCCGTAGTCCTTAGGTAGCTAATAAAGTTCATTGATCAGATCATTTGTTGCTGAGCTGGAGAATGGAGCTGATCAGCTCACACATTTAATGTAGAGATGTTATAttgaaggctcaaaacattgaTCGGGTTGATGAACTGTTGGGTATTACGATAATGGTTAGCATTACCATAACGTTATTCTGCTGAGATATGTCATCTACTAGTATAAAGTATTTAGCCAGATCTTTACTGTACTGAATgttttttccttgaaaattgtTGTTTGTGAAACCATGTAGAGTAGAAATTTATAGCCAAATGCACATTTCGTGCTGTTGCTGCAATTATTGGACTATTGTTCATCGTTTGTTTCTCTTCTGATGACATAGAACAGCATCTTAATTCAGCTACTAACCGGCCATAATAATCAATATCCGTGACAGAAATATGAACCTAAACTTTTAAGGACTGCTCAAAAACTAGTTCAGTACATACGTACTAAATCGAAACATGTCTGTATCAAACTTAAAGTTGTTCATTGGAAATACAATTGATTAGAACAATATAGCTCAAAATGCTTAATTACTTACTTAAACACGCGCCCTAATTAGTACGTACTCCAATTAGGCCTAGAAACTTAAAAGGGCATATGATGAGTTCCTTGAGGAAACCAATCATATGGTGCTGAAAATAACTCATCAAAATTAGCACATTGATCATAATAACCCAAATCATTCCCCATAATCATTTGTGAtgagttgttgttgttgttgttgctgctgctgctgctgctgcttgttAAAGTTGTCGCTTCGGCACTTAAACAATAATCATCCTGCTTATTGTTGTGAGTTGGTTGATTATGATGTTGAGGGATATGTGTAATTACAGAATGGCGATTGGGATTCCTTGCTGAGGTTTCGACAATGGAGGAGTTTAGAATACGAATGTCGTGGATGCTGTAACGACGTTTTTCAACAGGGGTACAACACTTGAGACGCCTGAAATACTTCTGCCCATGGCTTGCTACTTGGGATGGTGTCTTAGTTGGGACATAATACATTGATATGTTCTTCCATTCTCCTTTCCCTAACTTGTCTAGTCCTATCAGAAATAACCtgtatatatatacaattcATACCATTTTGcaaattagttttaaattttgTATTTTCAATTCCTCACACTTGACCAGACCACCCCAGAACCTATTTACGTTCTAATATATTTAGGTAATGTTGTATCACAAATTCAATACTCGTGCAATCGTagctagtactccctccgtttcagaatacttgaaccggtttgaccggaacaaaatttaatacaaagtaattgacttattaattatttaattagatggtagttgatagtagtggggaaatgataaatccaaggaataatttcacttcttccaaggaaatcagcTTTAAAAAATTGTGGATTTCCTTGACAGAAGTAaaattttccttggatttatcacttctCATAGTagtgtattttttaatatagagatgaatatgtgtcaactttttaaaGGAGGTAAGGGGTAGAGGGGATGGTGCATGGGACCACAAAATAACATGTGAAAGGGGGTgattgatataatattaataaaagtttgTCATTTATAGAAATGGTGCAATTAATCCGGGACGGCTTTATAagaaaagcggtgcaagtattccgggactcATGGAGTATTTGATAACGGATTTAAGGAATTAAAGAAGGGATAGGCCCAAATAATTAAGACGTATTCCGTACATCACATAAAATCTTTATTTTCCATGTATAATTGTTTGTACTGAtatgacagttttttttttttttttttttgataaggaaAGAAAACCCAGGCGGACTACCTGAaacccacaaattcttatttacaatgggtgtacaataaatattgtacaccgaagtaaaagttaactcaaaatgcttaaagttaagcttatatatgtaaaagttatctatttttaagtgattaattgtttcattttattaaaacttatttcttcaaaatcactaataatgtataaaattaatcatttaatcatttctatcaacttttttttactaatataaaagttaatcaaaactaggttaaagttacgaaaaaagtggtaaaagttatcttggtgtacaataaatttattgtacaccttgtgcgcgcaagaccttttgcctGAAACCATCCTTTCGAATGGGTAATTACAATGACTCCGAGCTAGTAAAATACTTCTTGTAGAACAAAACAAACAATGAAACTACGCTCCAACCTCATACTACCCCAGCCCCAGTTCCAAGTAAAATCGGTGAATAGACTTTAAAGATAGACGAATAGCCGAACGGTATATGATGACGCTCCATTCTCCGGAAGAAAACAAACCCGATGCCCGACACTACACCTACACTAAAACTATACTAAATCTAACCTAACAAATTGTACAGCAaaccaaggaaaacaaaaaagcCTAAAAGATCTAATATTAACTGAACAAAAAAGTGAACCttacggaaaaaaaaaaatctaatatatacactaataaattatcaaaaacggactaaacaaaattaaaatttaataaacCATATACAAACTAATCAATTTGTAATTACTAAAGAAGGCTGAGGAAAAAACTTGAAGAAGAGCTGAGGAGCTTCATCTCTAAGTATCTAGTTTAGATCTGGAGAGCTCTTGTTCGACCAAGATATAGGATGAAAGAGCAGTGTTCTAGTTTTCCATTAAGAAAATTAGTGGCTTGACGAAATTCCGGTCGTTTTCTGAATTGACTCGGAGATGATACTAGTCGGAGACGAGGAAGATGGCGAAGATCTCAAGGGTAGCCGGCTGAGGCATATGAGATTGACCACCGACCAAAAGGACGAAGAGGACGGCTGGGCTCTAGCCTCCGTCTTCGGATTTAGTGGTGTCGAGGAAATTTATGTTGCCCGACGATACGAACAAAACCAACGAGTAACTGAATTTCAGATCGAAATCTAACAAGTCACTTGGATATATTTTCGGATGCTTTGGGCTCAAAAATGTGCTTCCTCATTCGATAAATCAAATCAACTACAAAGAGGAAGCAAGCTGGAAAGAATGTCTAAGAAGGTGGCTGAATTTTAGAGGGCTTTGGTTTAGATCGAGTAGAATTTTTTCTTATTTGGGGCTAGGGTTTAACGGACGAACCCTTGTATATCACTAGTTATTTGgttggtactccctccgtcccttaatactcacacTGATTTGATCGGTACAGAGTttaaaatacttgaattaacttattaatttgatgggtagtagttgatagcgacatatttttttaatatagttagtaggaaatgtgtaaggggatAGTGgggatgtgaatttttaaagGATTTTTAGTAAGgagtgggttagtaggtaagtgtgaaaaataatttccatttacagaagcggtgcaagtattaaaggACCGcccgaaaagaaaagcggtgcaagtattaaggaacgAAGGGAGTACACAATTTTATTCTCTTCATTACTCCGTATCTACTTATCTaatttaaacaattttttttgacgGTATCTaatttaaacaattttttttgacgGTATCTAATTTAAACaataggaaattttgtgaaacactacctttaagtttggtggttttgtgaattgctgccttataaaaacttttttaaaTGTAACTACCTTACAAGTTTAGATTGTTTGATTAACACTACTATTTGACGTTTTCCGTTAATGTTTTTCGTCGtgtatttcttctattcttttaaatatctCTGTTCATTTGTCGTTTTATTCATTTGTCATATTAAATAACCATTATAATGAAGTTCAATGATGGAAAACATTTAACAAAAAACGTCAAATGATAGTATTAGTCAAAAAAACCaaatttataaggtagtaaaatataattttctttttaaaaggtagcaattcaaTAAGATCACATTTCCCAAACAATAAGATCAAATTTGATACACAATACGTTTTTATAGATCACTGATATAAGGTAACTCCAAATCGAACCTTAGGATTTGTAATTAAATCTTTATTGTTTAGAATGTTGATGACGATAAAAAAGCTTACATTATCGTATATTCGTATTATCAAACCTGGTTTTTAATCCGTGTTATACACAGGTTTCTTAACTTATAATTTTGACTATATTGTCTAAATAGTATAGGAAATAATACGAAAATTATTAGACAATAAAGATGATGGATATGAAATGTGATAAAATTACTGAAATAGAAATgtgaaacaaataaaattatttgtATTAGAAAACAAAATATTAAAGATAATAAGAGGAAAGGATAGGTAAAGAGGAAATAAAATATACTATTATActacaaaaatattaattagcAAAAAGTTTTGCATGCacaaggtgtataataaatttattgtgcaccaacataacttttacccagttttctctaacttttaatcatttttctctaacttttatattattaaaaaaaattaatagataaacattttaaagtgttaaatgattaattttatacattattagtgattttgaataaatattttattaaaatcaaaaaaattattactaaaaatagataaattttacatatataagtgtaacttttaagcattttacgtcaaCGTTAAATtgggtgtacaatatttatcggaCACCCTATGTAAATAAGAATGTGATATCATTGTGTTAAaaatttcttgttttttttttttttaatatatagatTGGATAAGAGCAATATTTGGACAATAACCTTGTTTATAACAGagctatttccttcaatattgtttgATGATTTgtaaattcccaaaatacgctactttttcaattatttcccactctaccgtccacgtcagcaagaaagccggtctaattttttttataaaatctacaataaaccgctatctgaaacAACGGTTTAAAGAGGTAAACCTCTATCTGAAATAGCGGCTTATAAAACCACGCGGTTTTATAAagttttgttttaaaagaaaccgctatctcagatagcggtttataccattgaaccgccatctgagatagcggtttgctttaaaacaaaaccgccatctcagatggcggttcaacgctgaaccggaaaaaaaaaaaagcttttctttctcccttgctgacgtggatggtatggtgggaattaagttagAAAGTACTTTTCTTTTGGGAATTATTGAatctttatgcaatattaaagaaaatcgcTCGTTTATAAcacaatatttaaaatttcaaacGTCTTgatatttgtttatttatttagttgtaataattaattatgattgTATTATTTTTCTCCCAAAAAAATTACTCTACTTAATTAGAAATTGAGTATTAGTATAAAAAAAAGGGGTAAAATTTTAAGAGCATCGATGACTTCCTTTGCGGCTCCCTAGTACATGAAACACATAACTTATTATACACCAACATAAAGATATAATTAAGAATTAAGGGGATACTTAATTCAGCTAATTGAGAAAATTGACGACAAAAATTGGACCATACAAGTATCTACGTACTCGTTACGttccacaatttttttttcactttttcattATGGACGATTTTCAATGCATTATTTTGACTATTAATATTTTTAGTTAGATATGAC contains:
- the LOC110793698 gene encoding uncharacterized protein yields the protein MEAGTFESLIPSRYVSFTLPTHSLSCPIDYFYTKILQISVLDSPLQPMSSPKIAAMLVPKHRENDWIFATESGHLQLLLGSPGISRLILIGNVPNNDINVGNLYKRSIEMCSIYREKLEGSLYPLLMALLPKEIAQLANFEVPFLSYEDSVISSVVLERCFGSCVGEMLVEDVEIEGSRREFRRRLRFKRMPNLIQTEISIVPCNGIDDTRLNSLCIEEVEFCPELGVLVHPYLAPMVAGLSLIGGYIQECFDSEVRPRGLCIGVGGGALLSFISFQLGFEVVGVEMDDVVLRVAKQYFALQTGNDIQLCLGDGIEILKKVALFDRDSKSSPSVADNVREDHCKDYFELFVSKFLVIMVDLDSGDPKMGISAPALEFLQKDVLLAAKSCLSEQGILVLNVIPSSKSFYGMLILELKEVFVDLHEIDCGNGENFVLIASNTSAALNFGETENAFLRKLKSVISEPLVDSIRKI
- the LOC110779376 gene encoding transcription factor SRM1-like — its product is MNYSNVDNNNNNQVWTRYENKMFENALAELDVSSPSLFEKIMAKMPWKSLEQIKSHYEKLIADIAMIEMGEFCFPNGADVDKKRKGAPWTDEEHRLFLIGLDKLGKGEWKNISMYYVPTKTPSQVASHGQKYFRRLKCCTPVEKRRYSIHDIRILNSSIVETSARNPNRHSVITHIPQHHNQPTHNNKQDDYCLSAEATTLTSSSSSSSNNNNNNSSQMIMGNDLGYYDQCANFDELFSAPYDWFPQGTHHMPF